One genomic region from Leptospira tipperaryensis encodes:
- the rplF gene encoding 50S ribosomal protein L6, whose translation MSRIGKAEIKLPEKVEVKQENANIKVKGPLGELSTPIFEGLSVKNENGIVKLERSNEDQKVVALHGLTRALLMNCVKGVSQGWEKNLEITGVGYRAQKRGEDLVMSLGYSHEVVYKAPKGIKIDVLEQLKIKVTGIDKQLVGQVAADIRSKRPPEPYKGKGIKYAEEFIKKKAGKTGKK comes from the coding sequence ATGTCCAGAATTGGTAAGGCAGAAATCAAGCTTCCCGAAAAAGTCGAAGTGAAGCAAGAAAACGCAAATATTAAAGTAAAAGGTCCTCTTGGGGAACTTTCTACACCGATCTTTGAAGGTCTTTCCGTGAAGAATGAAAACGGAATCGTAAAACTGGAAAGAAGCAACGAAGATCAAAAGGTCGTCGCTCTTCACGGTTTAACGAGAGCCCTTCTTATGAATTGTGTAAAAGGTGTAAGCCAAGGTTGGGAAAAAAATCTCGAGATCACTGGGGTCGGTTACAGAGCTCAGAAAAGAGGAGAAGACTTGGTGATGAGCCTTGGGTATTCTCACGAGGTTGTTTATAAAGCTCCTAAAGGCATTAAGATCGATGTACTGGAACAGCTGAAAATTAAGGTAACTGGAATCGATAAACAACTTGTTGGACAAGTTGCGGCAGATATCCGTTCTAAGAGACCGCCCGAGCCTTACAAAGGAAAGGGAATTAAATACGCTGAAGAGTTCATCAAGAAAAAGGCCGGAAAAACAGGTAAGAAGTAA
- the rpsH gene encoding 30S ribosomal protein S8 has protein sequence MSMSDPIGDMLTRIRNAGRAKHETCLVPGSKIKKSILDLMKEEGFIRDYEPVKVNETFEDYKVFLKYDQTKRPIIRELIRVSTPGRRVYIKSAEIRPYKNNIGTMIVSTSKGIMTGKNARKLKLGGEVILKMS, from the coding sequence ATGAGTATGTCAGATCCAATCGGAGATATGCTGACCCGCATTAGAAATGCAGGGAGAGCAAAACATGAGACCTGCCTGGTACCAGGAAGTAAGATCAAGAAGTCAATTCTTGACCTCATGAAAGAAGAAGGCTTTATCAGAGACTACGAACCTGTTAAAGTAAACGAAACTTTCGAAGATTATAAAGTTTTTCTAAAGTATGATCAGACAAAACGTCCGATCATCCGCGAGCTTATAAGAGTTTCTACTCCAGGTAGACGCGTTTATATCAAGAGCGCGGAAATTCGTCCCTATAAAAACAACATCGGAACCATGATCGTATCCACTTCCAAGGGAATCATGACCGGTAAAAATGCCCGCAAACTTAAATTGGGAGGTGAAGTAATCCTGAAGATGTCCTAA
- a CDS encoding type Z 30S ribosomal protein S14 — protein MAKTSIIVRHQRKKKFQVREYNRCPICGRSRGYLRRFDMCRICFRKLASGAQIPGVVKSSW, from the coding sequence ATGGCTAAAACTTCTATAATTGTAAGACATCAAAGAAAGAAAAAGTTCCAGGTAAGAGAGTATAACCGTTGCCCGATCTGCGGAAGATCACGCGGATACCTTAGAAGATTCGATATGTGCAGAATTTGCTTCCGGAAACTTGCCAGTGGTGCACAGATTCCCGGCGTAGTAAAATCATCCTGGTGA
- the rplE gene encoding 50S ribosomal protein L5, producing MAARLRTKYKKEIVPELNKKFNFESIMQVPRLEKIVLNVGMGEAHTNPKALEAAVEELALITGQRPVKTKAKKSIAGFKIREGMSLGCMVTLRGDYMYEFLDRLVNVALPRVRDFKGVNDKGFDGRGNYNMSIKEQIIFPEIKVDKINTLYGINMTFVTNSKSNEEAFSLLAAFGMPYRNQK from the coding sequence ATGGCAGCTAGACTCAGAACAAAGTATAAAAAAGAAATCGTTCCCGAGTTGAACAAGAAGTTCAATTTCGAATCCATCATGCAGGTTCCTCGTCTTGAGAAGATCGTTCTCAACGTGGGTATGGGCGAAGCTCATACAAACCCGAAAGCTCTCGAAGCCGCGGTGGAAGAATTAGCACTCATTACCGGACAGAGACCGGTTAAGACAAAGGCAAAAAAATCGATCGCGGGATTCAAAATCCGCGAAGGGATGAGCCTTGGTTGTATGGTAACTCTGCGCGGGGACTATATGTATGAGTTCCTGGACAGATTAGTGAACGTGGCTCTCCCTCGGGTTCGTGACTTCAAAGGTGTGAACGACAAGGGTTTCGACGGTCGCGGAAACTACAACATGAGCATTAAAGAACAGATCATTTTCCCCGAGATCAAGGTTGATAAGATCAATACGCTCTACGGGATCAATATGACTTTTGTAACCAATTCAAAATCGAACGAGGAAGCATTTAGCCTTCTTGCCGCGTTTGGAATGCCTTACAGGAACCAGAAATAA
- the rplX gene encoding 50S ribosomal protein L24 yields the protein MAKLTYRGSEYTKFKKFRFKKNDEVICIAGKEKGKKGKVLSIDKKRDRVIVEGINKRKRFMRPTQENPQGGVIEVEAAIHISNVMFYDSKKKAGVRVGFETIKGKKVRVSRPDKKEL from the coding sequence ATGGCTAAGTTGACTTATCGTGGATCCGAATACACGAAGTTCAAAAAGTTCCGCTTCAAGAAGAACGATGAAGTAATCTGCATCGCCGGAAAAGAGAAGGGAAAAAAAGGCAAGGTTCTCTCTATCGATAAGAAAAGAGACCGAGTAATTGTAGAAGGGATCAATAAAAGAAAAAGATTTATGAGACCTACTCAAGAGAATCCTCAAGGCGGAGTGATCGAAGTGGAAGCTGCGATTCATATCTCCAACGTGATGTTTTACGACTCCAAGAAAAAAGCGGGAGTTCGCGTCGGATTCGAGACTATCAAAGGGAAAAAGGTCCGTGTGAGCAGACCGGATAAAAAAGAGTTATAA
- the rplN gene encoding 50S ribosomal protein L14 — protein sequence MIQQETWLQVADNSGIKKVMCIKVLGGSKKRYASVGDEIIVAVKDAQPGFGLKDSTGKKVHNKAVQRAVVVRTTKEIRRPDGSYIRFDDNACAIIDDKGNPKGTRIFGPVARELRDKKYAKIISLAPEVL from the coding sequence ATGATCCAACAAGAAACATGGCTACAGGTTGCGGATAACTCCGGAATCAAAAAGGTAATGTGTATTAAGGTTCTGGGCGGATCTAAAAAAAGATACGCTTCCGTTGGCGATGAGATCATCGTTGCGGTAAAAGACGCTCAGCCTGGTTTCGGTTTGAAAGATTCTACAGGTAAGAAAGTTCACAACAAAGCGGTTCAAAGAGCGGTTGTTGTGAGAACTACCAAAGAAATCAGAAGACCAGACGGATCTTACATCCGTTTCGATGACAACGCTTGTGCGATCATCGATGATAAAGGAAATCCTAAGGGAACCAGGATCTTTGGACCGGTTGCCCGCGAACTCAGAGATAAAAAATACGCTAAGATTATCTCTCTCGCTCCGGAGGTATTATAA
- the rpsQ gene encoding 30S ribosomal protein S17: protein MTAGKQHINKSLLTEGKVVSNSMDKTVVIVVETRKTHPRFKKIVRKTVKLKVHDEKNECTIGDKILAIETRPLSREKRHRLYKIVEKAK from the coding sequence ATGACAGCCGGGAAACAACATATCAACAAATCGCTTCTTACCGAGGGGAAAGTTGTGAGCAACTCGATGGATAAAACCGTCGTTATCGTTGTGGAAACCAGAAAAACTCACCCGAGATTTAAGAAGATCGTCAGAAAAACTGTGAAACTCAAAGTTCATGACGAAAAAAACGAATGCACTATTGGGGATAAAATCCTCGCGATTGAAACTCGTCCTCTGTCTAGAGAAAAAAGACATAGACTTTATAAAATCGTAGAGAAGGCGAAGTGA
- the rpmC gene encoding 50S ribosomal protein L29 translates to MKKIKLQELKDSEILEQLEEARKVLRNSRFQYGVARSLENPKVIHNTKKKIAKLLTIQRERQLKANPGEKKSKIFSRIKRKKKNLARISAKVKG, encoded by the coding sequence ATGAAAAAGATCAAATTACAAGAATTGAAAGACAGCGAAATTCTCGAGCAACTCGAAGAAGCGAGAAAAGTTCTTAGAAACTCTCGTTTTCAATACGGAGTCGCTCGTTCTCTGGAGAACCCAAAGGTGATCCACAATACGAAGAAGAAGATCGCTAAACTTCTGACCATTCAGAGAGAAAGACAACTGAAGGCCAATCCGGGAGAGAAAAAATCTAAGATTTTCTCCCGAATCAAAAGAAAGAAAAAAAATCTCGCGAGAATCAGCGCGAAGGTTAAGGGCTAA
- the rplP gene encoding 50S ribosomal protein L16 encodes MLSPKRVKFRKRQRGRLKGTDERGSLVSFGEFGLKAVTSGRLTARQIEAARITINRQVKRGGKLWIRIFPHTPITKKPAETRMGKGKGNPEFWIAEIRPGRILFEMSGIDEETAKKALNLASYKLPIHTEFVKRSVL; translated from the coding sequence ATGTTATCACCTAAACGTGTAAAGTTCAGAAAAAGACAAAGAGGAAGACTCAAAGGAACCGACGAAAGAGGTTCTTTAGTTTCCTTCGGAGAATTCGGTTTAAAAGCCGTTACTTCCGGAAGACTGACTGCGAGACAGATTGAAGCCGCAAGGATTACTATCAACCGCCAAGTTAAAAGAGGCGGGAAACTCTGGATCAGGATCTTCCCTCATACTCCAATCACCAAAAAACCAGCCGAAACTCGGATGGGGAAAGGAAAGGGGAATCCTGAGTTCTGGATTGCTGAGATCCGTCCGGGAAGAATTCTTTTTGAAATGAGCGGAATCGACGAAGAAACCGCAAAGAAAGCCCTTAACCTGGCTTCTTACAAACTACCGATTCATACTGAATTCGTGAAAAGGTCTGTTCTATGA
- the rpsC gene encoding 30S ribosomal protein S3, translating into MGQKVNPIGLRIGITRGWDSIWFSQSDYKKNLHEDIKIRKFIQGRFHNAGIVKVVIERFPEKINVNLHTAKPGIVIGQKGSNIEAVKKILKTMTEKPVNLNIIEVKKPETVAQCIAESIALQIEQRQPFRRVMKQELRRAMRGGVEGIKILISGRLNGADMARRENYKEGRIPLHTLRAKIDLGFKEAKTTFGQIGVKVWTYSGDFIQSKEESEEDKYAVKRRTS; encoded by the coding sequence ATGGGACAGAAAGTAAATCCAATCGGTTTAAGAATCGGGATCACAAGAGGCTGGGACTCAATTTGGTTCTCTCAGTCTGACTATAAAAAGAATCTTCATGAAGATATCAAGATCCGTAAATTCATCCAGGGACGTTTTCATAACGCCGGGATCGTAAAGGTTGTCATCGAAAGATTTCCTGAAAAGATCAACGTGAATCTTCATACTGCGAAGCCGGGTATCGTAATCGGTCAGAAAGGTTCTAACATCGAAGCTGTTAAGAAAATTCTGAAAACGATGACTGAAAAACCGGTGAACCTGAACATCATCGAAGTTAAAAAACCGGAAACCGTTGCACAGTGTATCGCGGAATCCATCGCTCTTCAGATCGAACAAAGACAACCTTTCCGGAGAGTTATGAAACAAGAACTTCGCCGCGCAATGAGAGGTGGAGTAGAAGGAATCAAAATTCTTATCTCCGGTCGTTTGAACGGAGCGGACATGGCGAGAAGAGAGAACTACAAGGAAGGAAGAATTCCTTTGCACACTCTTCGCGCAAAGATTGATCTCGGATTCAAAGAAGCAAAGACCACTTTCGGACAAATAGGCGTTAAAGTCTGGACCTATAGTGGAGACTTCATTCAGAGCAAAGAAGAATCTGAAGAAGATAAATACGCAGTAAAGAGAAGAACCAGCTAA
- the rplV gene encoding 50S ribosomal protein L22, protein MEAKAVARFVRMSPRKVRLVADEIRGYAVGEALDILKFTNKRAIEPLTKVILSASANATVLNDKIDSKQLFIKKIYVDEGPIMKRFRPRARGRAARIRKRLSHITVVLSD, encoded by the coding sequence ATGGAAGCCAAAGCAGTTGCTCGTTTCGTAAGAATGTCTCCGAGAAAAGTTCGCCTCGTTGCGGATGAAATTCGCGGATACGCAGTCGGCGAAGCCCTTGATATTTTGAAATTCACCAATAAAAGAGCGATCGAACCTTTGACAAAAGTGATTCTTTCAGCTTCCGCAAACGCGACGGTCTTGAACGATAAAATAGATTCTAAACAACTCTTTATCAAAAAGATCTACGTAGACGAAGGACCGATTATGAAACGTTTCCGTCCTCGTGCAAGAGGCCGTGCGGCGAGAATCAGAAAAAGACTGAGCCACATCACCGTGGTTCTCTCGGATTAA
- the rpsS gene encoding 30S ribosomal protein S19 translates to MARSIKKGPFIDDHLMKKITKLNSENQKKPFKTWSRRSTIFPDMVGHTVMVHNGKQFTPVYINENMIGHKLGEFSPTRTFRGHVATDKKAGKK, encoded by the coding sequence ATGGCAAGAAGTATTAAAAAAGGTCCGTTCATTGATGATCATCTTATGAAGAAGATCACCAAGCTGAACTCTGAAAATCAAAAGAAACCTTTCAAAACCTGGTCTAGAAGAAGTACTATCTTCCCGGATATGGTTGGACACACCGTAATGGTGCATAACGGGAAACAATTTACTCCCGTGTATATCAACGAAAACATGATCGGGCACAAGTTGGGAGAATTTTCTCCAACCAGAACTTTCCGCGGTCACGTAGCTACGGATAAAAAGGCGGGCAAGAAGTAA
- the rplB gene encoding 50S ribosomal protein L2: MGIKKFKPVTSASRYKSVLDFKEITETEPYKPLTLTLSYKAGRGDGGKISVRHRGGRVKRKYRIIDFKRRKTNVPAVVKTLEYDPNRSAFISLVCYKDGEYAYILAPDGIKVGDVVQSGANGVEIKIGNAMPIGKIPPGTNVHNVELQIGRGGQIARTAGSFGTIAGRDGEYILLKLPSTEVRKIHENCYATVGICSNKDHNLVSIGKAGRSRWMGIRPTVRGVVMNPVDHPHGGGEGRTSGGRHPVSPWGQPTKGYKTRRSTRPSDKFIVQKRKRNRNR, from the coding sequence ATGGGAATTAAAAAGTTTAAACCCGTAACTTCCGCAAGTCGTTATAAATCCGTATTGGATTTCAAAGAGATTACGGAAACAGAACCGTATAAACCTCTTACGTTGACTCTTTCCTACAAAGCGGGAAGAGGAGACGGCGGAAAGATTTCCGTTCGTCACAGAGGTGGTCGTGTAAAAAGAAAATATCGTATCATCGATTTCAAACGCAGAAAAACAAACGTTCCTGCGGTTGTAAAAACTCTGGAATACGATCCGAATCGTTCCGCGTTCATTTCTTTGGTTTGTTACAAGGACGGAGAATATGCTTATATTCTCGCCCCGGACGGAATCAAAGTTGGAGACGTAGTTCAATCCGGAGCTAACGGAGTGGAAATTAAGATCGGGAACGCAATGCCGATCGGAAAAATTCCTCCCGGCACAAACGTGCATAACGTAGAACTTCAAATCGGAAGAGGCGGACAGATCGCAAGAACCGCCGGATCTTTCGGAACGATTGCGGGACGCGATGGAGAATACATTCTTCTGAAACTTCCTTCGACCGAAGTTCGTAAGATTCACGAGAATTGTTATGCGACTGTCGGAATTTGCAGTAATAAAGATCACAACCTGGTTTCCATTGGTAAAGCAGGAAGATCCCGTTGGATGGGGATTCGCCCAACCGTTCGGGGGGTTGTAATGAACCCTGTGGATCACCCGCATGGTGGTGGTGAGGGTCGTACTTCCGGAGGTCGTCACCCGGTTTCTCCTTGGGGACAACCGACAAAGGGCTATAAGACCAGAAGATCTACCCGTCCGAGCGATAAGTTCATCGTTCAGAAGAGAAAACGGAACAGGAACAGGTAA
- a CDS encoding 50S ribosomal protein L23 translates to MNLQDVILTPVVTEKSQDLETIGANSKKGTRMVKYTVKVHIDANKTLIKEAFKKIFKVTPSAVNIQVYRGKIKRFRNMPAPRPHWKKAVVTFRDGASIDFAKEA, encoded by the coding sequence ATGAATCTCCAAGACGTAATTCTTACACCTGTAGTCACTGAAAAATCTCAAGATCTGGAAACGATCGGAGCCAATAGCAAAAAAGGAACGAGAATGGTGAAATACACCGTGAAAGTTCATATCGATGCTAACAAAACTCTGATCAAAGAAGCATTCAAAAAGATTTTTAAAGTAACTCCTTCCGCGGTAAACATTCAAGTTTACAGAGGGAAGATCAAACGTTTCAGAAACATGCCGGCGCCTCGCCCACACTGGAAGAAAGCAGTAGTGACTTTCCGTGATGGTGCAAGCATCGATTTCGCAAAGGAAGCATAA
- the rplD gene encoding 50S ribosomal protein L4, with product MKAQKYSKEGKLISEIELPSALFESKLSVASIYEAIKAENANMRSGNHATKTRSEVRGGGKKPWAQKGTGRARQGSTRAPHWVGGGTVHGPQKRDYSYKVSSKLKHRAVLSILNKKAQASAVKVIEDLDPKEYSTKSFDSLFKNMNLRNTGVVGFLVQGESDFVKKSVRNIPTVKYINSKRISCRDILYNRNLVITEAALKEMLTQYGAQK from the coding sequence ATGAAAGCACAGAAGTATTCTAAAGAAGGAAAGCTGATTTCAGAAATCGAACTTCCTTCCGCACTCTTTGAAAGCAAGCTTAGCGTCGCTTCGATCTACGAAGCGATTAAGGCTGAGAATGCAAATATGCGTTCTGGAAACCACGCAACAAAAACCAGATCGGAAGTCCGCGGTGGTGGAAAAAAGCCTTGGGCTCAAAAAGGGACAGGTCGCGCCAGACAAGGTTCGACTCGCGCTCCTCATTGGGTTGGTGGGGGAACGGTTCACGGTCCTCAAAAAAGAGACTATTCTTATAAAGTTTCTTCCAAACTCAAACACAGAGCTGTGCTTTCGATTCTGAATAAAAAAGCGCAAGCTTCCGCAGTGAAAGTGATCGAAGATCTCGATCCGAAAGAATACAGCACAAAGTCCTTTGATTCTTTATTCAAAAATATGAATCTTAGAAACACCGGTGTTGTTGGATTTTTGGTTCAAGGTGAGAGCGATTTCGTTAAGAAGTCGGTTCGTAACATCCCAACCGTTAAATATATCAATTCAAAAAGAATCTCCTGCAGAGACATTCTGTATAACCGCAATTTGGTGATCACAGAAGCGGCTCTGAAAGAGATGCTGACTCAGTACGGAGCACAGAAATGA
- the rplC gene encoding 50S ribosomal protein L3, with protein MAKGLIGKKVGMSQIFDEQGNMIPVTVLEVGPCAVSQVKSVENDGYEAIQLAFQDTKEFQLSKAEKTHLAKAGLGPKRVLREFRSFGDSPAAGSVLKIQDVFAVSDVVKVTGVSKGRGFQGVVKRHGHAGGPGGHGSRFHRHPGSMGANSTPSRVFKGIKLPGRTGSLQTTVRNLKVVRINEEKNLVFVSGAVPGTANTVITIEKI; from the coding sequence ATGGCAAAGGGATTAATCGGCAAAAAAGTTGGAATGTCACAGATCTTTGACGAACAGGGGAATATGATTCCTGTAACTGTTTTGGAAGTCGGCCCTTGCGCCGTTTCTCAAGTCAAGTCTGTTGAAAATGACGGATACGAAGCGATCCAGTTGGCGTTTCAAGATACTAAAGAATTTCAGCTCTCCAAAGCGGAAAAGACCCACCTTGCAAAAGCGGGACTTGGACCAAAGAGAGTTTTGAGAGAATTTCGTAGTTTCGGAGATTCTCCTGCAGCAGGTTCGGTTCTGAAAATTCAGGATGTTTTTGCTGTTTCTGACGTGGTAAAAGTTACCGGAGTCAGCAAAGGAAGAGGATTTCAAGGGGTTGTAAAACGTCATGGACACGCCGGTGGACCGGGTGGACACGGATCTCGTTTTCACAGACATCCTGGATCTATGGGTGCGAACTCTACTCCTTCTCGGGTTTTTAAAGGCATTAAGCTTCCCGGAAGAACTGGTTCCCTCCAAACTACAGTCCGGAATTTGAAAGTAGTCCGGATCAATGAAGAAAAGAATCTTGTGTTCGTGAGCGGGGCGGTACCCGGCACTGCAAACACAGTAATTACGATCGAGAAGATTTAA
- the rpsJ gene encoding 30S ribosomal protein S10, whose translation MAGQKIRVKLKAFDHRLIDQSTYEIVATAKRTGATVSGPIPLPTKKEIYTVLRSPHVNKKSREQFELKTHKRLIDILDTNEDTVEALMKLQLPAGVSVDIKS comes from the coding sequence ATGGCCGGACAAAAAATAAGAGTTAAACTGAAAGCGTTCGACCATAGGTTGATTGACCAATCGACCTATGAGATCGTAGCAACTGCGAAAAGGACCGGAGCGACTGTCTCCGGCCCGATTCCTCTTCCTACTAAGAAAGAGATCTATACAGTTCTTCGTTCTCCGCACGTGAATAAAAAATCCAGAGAGCAGTTTGAATTAAAAACACACAAACGGCTCATCGATATCCTGGATACCAATGAAGACACTGTAGAAGCGCTGATGAAACTTCAGCTTCCTGCAGGGGTATCTGTAGATATCAAATCCTGA
- the tuf gene encoding elongation factor Tu: MAKEKFDRSKPHLNVGTIGHVDHGKTTLTAAITTTLAKAIGGKNKAVAYDQIDNAPEEKARGITIATSHQEYETANRHYAHVDCPGHADYVKNMITGAAQMDAAILVVSATDGPMPQTKEHILLARQVGVPYVIVFINKADMLAADERAEMIEMVEMDVRDLLNKYNFPGDDTPIIHGSAVKALEGDESEIGMPAILKLMEALDTYVPNPKRITDKPFLMPVEDVFSITGRGTVATGRVEQGVLKVNDEVEIIGIRPTTKTVVTGIEMFRKLLDQAEAGDNIGALLRGTKKEDIERGQVLAKPGSITPHKKFAAEVYVLTKDEGGRHTPFINNYRPQFYFRTTDVTGVCNLPNGIEMVMPGDNVSLTVELISPIAMDKGLKFAIREGGRTIGSGVVADIIE, encoded by the coding sequence ATGGCTAAAGAAAAATTTGATAGGTCGAAACCTCACTTAAACGTTGGTACAATTGGTCACGTGGATCATGGTAAAACAACCCTGACGGCAGCTATTACTACTACACTTGCAAAAGCGATCGGTGGTAAGAACAAAGCTGTTGCTTATGACCAAATTGATAATGCTCCGGAAGAAAAAGCTCGTGGGATCACCATTGCTACTTCTCACCAGGAATATGAAACTGCTAACCGTCACTACGCTCACGTAGATTGTCCTGGTCACGCTGACTATGTTAAAAACATGATCACCGGCGCGGCTCAGATGGACGCTGCGATCCTCGTTGTATCTGCAACTGATGGACCAATGCCACAAACGAAAGAACACATTCTCCTCGCTCGTCAGGTTGGTGTTCCTTACGTTATCGTATTCATCAACAAAGCGGACATGCTTGCTGCTGATGAAAGAGCTGAAATGATCGAAATGGTTGAAATGGACGTTCGCGACCTTCTCAACAAATATAACTTCCCTGGCGATGATACCCCTATCATTCACGGTTCCGCAGTAAAAGCTCTGGAAGGTGATGAATCAGAAATCGGTATGCCAGCAATTCTAAAATTGATGGAAGCTCTGGACACTTACGTTCCAAACCCAAAAAGAATTACAGACAAACCTTTCCTTATGCCTGTTGAAGACGTGTTCTCGATCACTGGTCGTGGAACTGTTGCGACTGGAAGAGTTGAGCAAGGCGTTCTGAAAGTGAACGACGAAGTTGAAATCATCGGGATCCGCCCAACAACAAAAACTGTTGTTACCGGTATCGAAATGTTCAGAAAACTTCTCGATCAAGCGGAAGCTGGTGACAACATCGGTGCCCTTCTTCGTGGAACTAAAAAAGAAGACATCGAAAGAGGACAAGTTCTCGCTAAGCCGGGATCTATCACTCCTCACAAAAAGTTTGCCGCTGAGGTTTACGTTTTAACAAAAGATGAAGGCGGACGTCACACTCCTTTCATCAATAACTATCGTCCTCAGTTCTACTTCAGAACTACTGACGTTACCGGAGTTTGTAACCTTCCTAACGGAATCGAAATGGTTATGCCAGGTGACAACGTTTCTCTGACTGTTGAATTGATCAGCCCGATCGCAATGGACAAAGGTCTCAAGTTCGCAATTCGCGAAGGTGGAAGAACCATTGGGTCCGGCGTTGTCGCGGACATCATTGAGTAA